From Struthio camelus isolate bStrCam1 chromosome 21, bStrCam1.hap1, whole genome shotgun sequence, one genomic window encodes:
- the LOC104149143 gene encoding ATP-dependent RNA helicase DDX19B produces the protein MATDSWALAVDEQEAAAESLSNLHLKEERTKPDANGAVVKTDDNIEKTEDEEKEDRAAQSLLNKLIRSNLVDTTNQVEVLQRDPTSPLYSVKSFEELRLKPQLLQGVYAMGFNRPSKIQENALPMMLAEPPQNLIAQSQSGTGKTAAFVLAMLSRVDPGNKYPQCLCLSPTYELALQTGKVIEQMGKFYPELKLAYAVRGNKLERGQKISEQIVIGTPGTVLDWCSKLKFIDPKKIKVFVLDEADVMIATQGHQDQSIRIQRMLPRDCQMLLFSATFEDSVWKFAQKVVPDPNIIKLKREEETLDTIKQYYVLCNNRDEKFQALCNIYGAITIAQAMIFCHTRKTAGWLAAELSKEGHQVALLSGEMMVEQRAAVIERFREGKEKVLVTTNVCARGIDVEQVSVVINFDLPVDKDGNPDNETYLHRIGRTGRFGKRGLAINMVDSKHSMNILNRIQEHFNKKISKLDTDDLDEIEKITN, from the exons atggccaCCGACTCCTGGGCCCTGGCCGTGGACGAGCAGGAGGCGGCCGCCGAGTCG TTGAGCAATTTACACCTGAAGGAGGAAAGAACCAAACCGGATGCCAATG GTGCTGTTGTCAAGACGGATGACAACATCGAGAAGACGGAGGATGAGGAAAAAG AGGATAGAGCTGCCCAGTCCTTGCTGAACAAGCTAATTCGCAGTAACTTGGTTGACACAACAAATCAAGTggaagtgctgcagagggatcccACATCGCCTCTCTACTCTGTGAAGTCTTTTGAGGAACTGCGACT GAAGCCACAGCTTCTGCAAGGAGTCTATGCCATGGGCTTCAACAGACCATCTAAGATACAAGAGAACGCCCTGCCCATGATGCTTGCTGAACC CCCACAGAACTTGATCGCACAATCTCAGTCTGGTACTGGTAAGACGGCTGCCTTCGTCTTAGCCATGCTTAGTCGTGTTGACCCTGGGAACAAGTATCCACAG TGTTTGTGCCTTTCCCCAACCTATGAGCTGGCACTTCAAACAGGAAAAGTGATTGAACAGATGGGAAAGTTTTATCCAGAGCTGAAACTTGCATATGCTGTCCGAGGCAATAAAT TGGAGAGGGGTCAGAAGATCTCTGAGCAGATTGTAATTGGCACACCTGGCACTGTGCTGGACTGGTGTTCCAAGCTGAAATTCATAGATCCCAAGAAAATCAAAGTGTTTGTCTTGGATGAGGCTGATGTGATGATAGCGACCCAGGGCCATCAAGACCAAAGCATCCGCATTCAGAG AATGCTCCCCAGAGACTGCCAGATGCTTCTGTTTTCAGCCACTTTTGAGGATTCTGTGTGGAAGTTTGCTCAAAAGGTTGTTCCTGATCCAAACATTATCAAACTGAAGCGAGAGGAGGAAACACTGGACACTATTAAGCAGTACTACGTTCTGTGCAATAACAGAGACGAGAAGTTCCAGGCTCTCTGTAATATTTATGGTGCTATCACCATTGCCCAGGCCATGATCTTCTGTCAT ACTCGCAAGACAGCTGGCTGGCTGGCGGCGGAGCTCTCAAAGGAAGGCCACCAGGTGGCATTGCTGAGTGGTGAAATGATGGTTGAGCAAAGAGCTGCAGTCATAGAGCGTTTCCgagaaggcaaagagaaagtGCTGGTGACCACAAACGTCTGTGCCAGAG GGATTGATGTAGAGCAGGTCTCCGTTGTTATCAATTTTGACCTTCCTGTGGATAAAGATGGCAACCCAGATAACGAGACTTACCTACACCGGATTGGACGTACAGGTCGTTTTGGCAAGCGAGGACTGGCTATTAACATGGTGGACAGCAAGCACAGCATGAATATTCTCAACAGAATCCAGGAACACTTCA acaAAAAGATAAGCAAATTGGATACTGACGACTTGGATGAAATTGAGAAGATAACTAACTGA
- the UBXN10 gene encoding UBX domain-containing protein 10 has product MATAALLNLAPSDCYFPSSTAAAFFWTKTLNMHVTRPKSAKGRTRSSFNYSHRVEAYPCRVPSSSPPAAAHESANSQRTSSTNLVFPSGQVSPEEIPELLQQVPLRTSSSLNKYRVLPSISRKGLGNSAVEMVTEQTSRLKMSRSQEEVQKLKPLSTERGSATILSETERPTEEGSRAQCPPSERPGRKMRQESASLSTLSLEEPPKEEPSLLLAIRSPSGQRFEHHFKPTDSLQTVLAVAEQKTTTKYEHCSVETMEVPRRSFSDLTRSLRECGILHKSVLCILQKERREADLSGYEDCSTNSTTPL; this is encoded by the coding sequence ATGGCCACAGCGGCTCTTCTGAACTTGGCACCATCTGACTGCTATTTCCCTTCAAGCacagcagctgctttcttttgGACAAAAACCCTCAACATGCATGTGACCAGGCCAAAATCTGCCAAGGGACGCACACGGTCAAGCTTCAATTACTCTCACCGAGTGGAAGCCTATCCTTGCAGAGTGCCATCTTCCTCTCCGCCAGCAGCTGCCCATGAATCAGCAAACAGCCAGAGAACATCATCAACAAACCTGGTATTCCCGTCTGGCCAGGTGTCTCCTGAAGAAATCCCGGAGCTCCTGCAGCAAGTGCCTTTGAGGACCTCCTCTTCCCTGAACAAGTACAGGGTGCTCCCTTCCATCAGCAGGAAAGGCTTAGGGAACAGCGCTGTGGAAATGGTAACAGAGCAGACCAGCAGACTGAAAATGAGTAGGAGTCAGGAGGAAGTTCAAAAACTCAAACCTCTTTCTACAGAGCGAGGATCTGCCACCATATTGTCAGAAACTGAAAGGCCTACTGAAGAAGGCTCACGTGCTCAGTGTCCTCCTTCTGAGAgaccaggaaggaaaatgagacaaGAGAGCGCTTCGTTGTCCACTTTAAGTTTGGAAGAGCCACCAAAAGAAGAGCCAAGTTTGCTGCTTGCTATTAGATCTCCATCTGGTCAAAGATTTGAGCATCATTTCAAGCCCACAGACAGTCTTCAGACAGTCCTTGCTGTGGCAGAACAGAAAACCACCACCAAATACGAACACTGTAGTGTTGAAACCATGGAGGTACCTAGAAGGAGTTTTTCTGACCTTACGCGGTCCCTCCGCGAGTGTGGAATCCTCCACAAGTCGGTACTGTGCATCCTACAGAAAGAGCGGCGAGAGGCAGATCTCTCGGGGTACGAGGACTGCAGCACAAACTCCACCACACCTCTGTAG